CTGCGCGCGCACGCTGCACGATCATGGCCTGCCCGTTACGCTCCTCGACAAGAGTCGTGGCGTGGGTGGTCGCACCAGCACACGCCGTGAGGGGCAGTGGAAGTTCGATCATGGCGCACCCGGCATCGCCTGGCAGGATGCGCGACTGGCCCGCCATGCTGAGTCCTGGGAGCACGACGCGGTGTTGTCGCGACTGGGTACGCACTGGGTTGGACGCGACGGCATGAGCGGACTCGCACGGCATCTGGCGCGTGGTTTGACCGTACACACCGGCGTGCAGGCCGCGTCGATCGAGCGGTCTCGCATGCAGTGGATTGTTCGCGATACCACGGGTGTGGCCCATGAAGCTGACGTGCTGGTGCTGGCCGTTCCGGCGCCGCAGGCCAGAACGCTGCTGAATACTGTGGCGTCGTCCGGCGGTGGCGTTGAGCAACTGCAGCAGGCCCTGCATGACGTGGAGATGAGTCCCTGCTGGAGCAGCATGATCGTCTTTGACGGCCCGCCGCCTGTGCGTATCACCGACGCGCTGCACAACGGGGCGTTGCCTGAGGAGAAGCATGCCATGCTCAGCCGCGGATGGCGTCAGAACGTCCGACCGGGCCGCTCATCCGATGAGGCCTGGGTGGTGCAGGCGTCGGCAACGTGGAGCCGCGAGCATTTGGAAGCCGACGCGTCCACGGTGGCGTCGCAGATGAGCGAGGCACTCCGGGATCGGCTGCAGATTGCGGGCAACGTGGTGCACGCGGTGGCCCATCGATGGCGCTATGCGCGCGTCGAGCGTGGCATCACGGCGAGTTGCCTCTTCTCGTCGGAGGACGCCCTTGGCGTGGGGGGCGACTTTGCGTGGGGTCCGATGAACACGGCACGCGACGCCGAGGCCGCGTGGCTGAGTGGTGTGGCCATGGCGGGACGGGTGCTGAGTCGATAGACGCGCGTGTGTTGGTGCGGCGCCTTACACCGGTTCAACACGGACGCCGTGGCGTGCCAGTACGTCGAGGCCGATGTCCTGGGGACGTGAACGGAATTGCTGCGTCTCAACGTCCACGCGTTCGAATCGGTCCAGCCTGAAGGTGCGCGGCTCCTGTCGCAGGTGGTCATGAGCCAGCACATACCACACCGGCCAGCAGATGAGCAGCGCGTGCGGTTCCAGCCGTCGTCTGGTGGTGGTGCCGTCGTCTCGCGTGTAGGTGGCCGTCACGACTCGCTCGTCGACAAAGGCGGCCTGCAGGCTGCGCATCGCGGGCCCATCGGGCGTGATGTACGAGGCGCGTACCGACGGCGAGGCCGGACTGCCCAGCAGGATACGCTCGCGGAGCGGAGCAAGTCTTCGGCGCTCGCTCGCCGGAAACACGTCCGCCAGCTTGCGCCTTGCCCGTGCCGTCTCGTGGCCGAACATCGGGAGACCGAGACGCTCGGCCACGGCCAGCGCCAGCAGGGCGCATAGCGCCTCTTCGCGCCGCAGCTGCACCATGCCCAGACCCCAGTTGCCGCGCAGACGCAGGCCGCCTCCGCGCCCGCGCGACGACTCGACGGGATAGCCGCGATCGCGGAGGCGGTCCAGATCGCGAAAGATACTGCGCGGGCTTACACCGAACTCCTCGGCCAGCATCTCGGCGGTGATGCCAGGTCGATCCCGCAGTTCGCGGGCGATCTACTCACAGCGGTCGCCGCGGCTCTGTGTGCGAATCGTGGGCATGAATCAAATATGACATACTTCGGCATATTTGGTGGCATTCTGCGGATTCATCGACTGTAGTTCATCCCGCGTACCGGAGGATTCCGCCATGACTGCCGCATCCCCTGTCCCGATGTCTTCGCTGCCCGCTGCCTTTCTTGACGCCAACGTGGTGGTGGAGTGGGCTCCGTTCCGCCTTGCGGATGGCGTGAGCGAAGCCGAACTGCTTTCCGCCTCCGATCGCTTGCACGAGGAGGTGCTGCGCCATCATCCCGGCTTCGTGCACCGCGAGCTCGTTCGGCTCGAAGGCGGTCAATGGGCCGACCTCGTGTTCTGGCGCAATCAGGAAACGGTGCAGGCCATCATGGCCCAGGCGCCACGTGATCCGGTGTTTGGCGCCTACTTCCGCTGCATGAAGGACGGCAGCATGGCGCTGGCGCAGCGCGTGCGGCTGTATTGAACGGAGCGGGCCGCCGTCGCCTCAGCGTGGCGGCGGCCACACCACTGGCACCTTGAACTGTTCCTGCATGCGTCGCACGTAGTCGGTCATGGGCGGTAGCCCCACGGCGGCGCGTCGTGCGTCGAGGCCTGTCGTGTCGCCGATGGGTTCGGGCACCAACTTCCCGTCCAGCAGCGTGAACTGCGTCGCGTAGCGCTGCGGGGCACCACGTTTGACCATCACCCGGTCAGCCAGCATCGCCACATCATCCGGCGGCAGTGCGCCAGTTGAGGCCAGGCGTTCGAGCTCCGGCAACATGCCCGCTTGCCATGCGGTGTCGGGACTGTGCTGCAGGATGAGCCAGGCCGCTTGTGCCGCGGAATCCGAACCTGCAACGGTCGGTGGCCATCCGAGCCGGGCGACCTGGTCCTTCAGCCAACGACTGCGGACACTGTCTGCACGCAACGAGGCGAACAGGACTGCGGTATCCTGCGCTTCCACCGCCTTCACCAACGCGTCACGCCCACGCTGGTCCTCCTCGCCGAAGCGCAACAGCGAATCGGTCACGGCGATCGGCCACGGACTGGAAGAACCGGACACCGTGCGCGTTGTATCCGCCACCGGTGCTCGGCGATCCGCATCAGCGATGCACGCGCTGCCGCAGAATGCAACGGACACAACCAACAGCCTGACCTGCGTTCGGGGCATGGAATGTTGAAAGGACGGTGACACACGATCGGTTGCCATAGTATGGCATCCCACGCACGTTCTCACCACGGCTCTTCTCACGGAGGAATCGCTTGCACCACGCCTCGGCGCTCCTTGTGGCGTTGACCATGCTGCTTACGTCCATGCCGGCACGGCCCCTCGCAGCGCAACTCGCCGAGCTGCAGCCCGGCACGCGGGTCCGGGTGCGCGGAAGCGATGTCGCGGGTGGCCTGCAGGGGGTTGTGCGGTCGCGCAGCGGCGACTCGCTGACCGTATCGCGTCCGAACGGCCCGCCCATTCCGCTCGCCCTCAGTGCCTTGTCGCGCGTGGAGGTTTCGCGTGGCAAGAGCCGCGGTCGCGACGGCCTGCAGTTGGGCATCGCCTGGTAGCCCCAGCGCGTGCGTCGGGGCCATACTGAAGGCATGGCATTCTTTCCCAACGGCTGGCA
This portion of the Gemmatimonas sp. UBA7669 genome encodes:
- a CDS encoding helix-turn-helix transcriptional regulator → MARELRDRPGITAEMLAEEFGVSPRSIFRDLDRLRDRGYPVESSRGRGGGLRLRGNWGLGMVQLRREEALCALLALAVAERLGLPMFGHETARARRKLADVFPASERRRLAPLRERILLGSPASPSVRASYITPDGPAMRSLQAAFVDERVVTATYTRDDGTTTRRRLEPHALLICWPVWYVLAHDHLRQEPRTFRLDRFERVDVETQQFRSRPQDIGLDVLARHGVRVEPV
- a CDS encoding DUF6624 domain-containing protein gives rise to the protein MSGSSSPWPIAVTDSLLRFGEEDQRGRDALVKAVEAQDTAVLFASLRADSVRSRWLKDQVARLGWPPTVAGSDSAAQAAWLILQHSPDTAWQAGMLPELERLASTGALPPDDVAMLADRVMVKRGAPQRYATQFTLLDGKLVPEPIGDTTGLDARRAAVGLPPMTDYVRRMQEQFKVPVVWPPPR